Proteins found in one Candidatus Micrarchaeia archaeon genomic segment:
- the hisS gene encoding histidine--tRNA ligase yields MKLENAKGTRDFLPEDQILIEEIIDKIKEVFKIYGYQPLQTPALERFDVLAAKYAGGSELLKETFTLEDQGKRKLALRNEFTVPLARIIASRRDLKFPFKRYQIGPIWRDGPVEKNRYREFLQCDVDIIGCKNKTAEAELLLMSNQIMKELKLDYEILLNNRKILNDLIDFFEIKTPEKVIVSIDKLDKIGRKGVEEELKEITNSNKLLDFIEKLETKTNEEKLKELEKISKEGTEELKEILKYAKNINIKISPSLARGLGYYTGPIFEIILLNSDVKVSIAGGGRWDKMIQEYTNENKEYPAVGISFGVSRIFDELKKKQEKKNATDIFIIPINTFEESLKIAQKLREKNIKVDIDLMERGISKNLNFVNSVGIPYVLFIGEEELKNNKFKLKNMKTGNEEYLTIDELFKMVAKIC; encoded by the coding sequence ATGAAATTGGAAAATGCAAAAGGAACAAGGGATTTTTTACCTGAAGACCAAATTTTAATAGAAGAAATAATAGATAAAATAAAAGAAGTTTTCAAAATCTATGGATATCAACCTTTACAAACACCAGCATTAGAAAGATTTGATGTTCTAGCTGCAAAATACGCAGGTGGAAGTGAATTATTAAAAGAAACATTTACATTAGAAGACCAAGGTAAAAGAAAATTAGCTTTAAGAAATGAATTTACAGTTCCATTAGCTAGAATAATAGCTTCAAGAAGAGATTTAAAATTTCCATTTAAAAGATACCAAATAGGACCGATTTGGAGAGACGGTCCAGTTGAAAAAAATAGATATAGGGAATTTCTACAATGCGATGTTGATATTATAGGATGTAAAAATAAAACAGCTGAAGCTGAATTATTATTAATGTCAAATCAAATAATGAAAGAATTAAAATTAGATTATGAAATTTTATTAAATAATAGAAAGATACTAAATGATTTAATTGATTTTTTTGAAATTAAAACTCCTGAAAAAGTAATAGTTAGTATAGATAAACTAGATAAAATAGGAAGAAAAGGAGTTGAAGAAGAATTAAAAGAAATAACAAATTCAAATAAACTATTAGATTTTATTGAAAAATTAGAAACAAAAACAAATGAAGAAAAATTAAAAGAATTAGAAAAAATTTCCAAAGAAGGAACAGAAGAATTAAAAGAAATTTTAAAGTATGCCAAAAATATAAATATTAAAATTTCTCCTTCATTAGCAAGAGGACTTGGATATTATACAGGACCTATTTTTGAAATTATTTTATTAAATTCAGATGTAAAAGTATCGATTGCAGGAGGAGGAAGATGGGATAAAATGATTCAAGAATACACAAATGAAAATAAAGAATATCCTGCAGTAGGCATATCTTTTGGAGTAAGCAGAATATTCGATGAATTAAAGAAAAAACAGGAAAAAAAGAATGCAACAGATATTTTTATAATCCCTATAAACACTTTTGAAGAATCATTAAAAATAGCTCAAAAACTAAGAGAAAAAAATATTAAAGTAGACATTGATTTAATGGAAAGAGGAATAAGTAAAAATTTAAATTTTGTAAATTCTGTAGGAATACCTTATGTTCTTTTTATTGGAGAGGAAGAATTAAAGAATAATAAATTTAAATTAAAAAATATGAAAACTGGTAATGAAGAATATTTAACAATTGATGAATTATTTAAAATGGTGGCAAAAATATGTTAA
- a CDS encoding type II toxin-antitoxin system RelE/ParE family toxin, with the protein MKKILVAFADKKIKKAYEKLNKNNEEGSLLKLINRAIDDLKKQPDIGIKIPKYLWPKEYIKKYNINNLWKYDLPNGWRLIYTIKTNEIEIISVILEWFNHKEYEKRFKY; encoded by the coding sequence TTGAAAAAAATATTAGTTGCATTTGCAGATAAAAAAATTAAAAAAGCATATGAAAAATTAAATAAAAATAATGAAGAAGGATCACTATTAAAACTCATAAATCGTGCAATAGATGACTTAAAAAAACAACCAGATATAGGAATAAAAATACCTAAATATCTATGGCCAAAAGAATATATCAAAAAATATAATATTAATAATTTATGGAAGTATGATTTACCTAATGGATGGAGATTAATATACACGATTAAAACAAATGAAATTGAAATAATAAGTGTGATATTAGAATGGTTTAACCATAAAGAATATGAAAAAAGATTTAAATATTAA
- a CDS encoding SMC-Scp complex subunit ScpB — protein sequence MQNLEKEKIIEAALFMSTRPLDPMELAKLLNIAAVGFVTNEIKKLQKIYEERDSAIQIFEENGKYIMSLKAEYAREVKNFAKEAEINSHSLKTLGYIAKNDGILKSDLCKKLGASIYQDVMELDEKGFINQKKSGRTKKIFLTQKFKEYFKGEI from the coding sequence ATGCAAAACTTAGAAAAGGAAAAAATAATTGAAGCAGCATTATTTATGTCTACAAGACCCTTAGATCCTATGGAATTAGCTAAATTACTTAATATAGCAGCAGTGGGTTTTGTAACAAATGAAATTAAAAAATTACAAAAAATTTATGAAGAAAGGGATAGTGCAATTCAAATATTTGAAGAAAATGGAAAATATATAATGTCTTTAAAAGCAGAATATGCAAGAGAAGTAAAAAACTTTGCTAAGGAAGCAGAAATAAATTCACATTCATTAAAAACTTTGGGGTATATAGCAAAAAATGATGGAATATTAAAATCAGATTTATGCAAAAAACTTGGTGCAAGCATATACCAAGATGTTATGGAATTAGACGAAAAAGGTTTTATTAATCAAAAAAAATCAGGAAGAACAAAAAAAATATTTTTAACTCAGAAATTCAAAGAGTATTTTAAAGGAGAGATATAA
- a CDS encoding segregation/condensation protein A has product MIKDKSQQKLDLEKIISYPSWREMLMDLVIKEDFEPWDIDIGAITSKYIEQIKEMKTLELQIPANLILAASILLRLKSKALIFEEEVQIEVDETFVDEEGPVEIPMLELRTRIPPKRRISLDELLEAVEEVFKEEQQRIEKQKKIEIPKKMIINLPEITIDEQIKEIKERMNNLKDEKNMVLFSHLIKDKTPNEKVFALLPLLYLQQKQDISLIQEKLFGEIIIYVNFNNIKDETDVVKENAKLRKGKNN; this is encoded by the coding sequence ATGATTAAGGATAAATCTCAGCAAAAACTAGATTTAGAAAAAATAATCTCATATCCCTCATGGAGAGAAATGCTGATGGATTTAGTGATTAAAGAAGATTTTGAACCATGGGATATTGATATAGGCGCGATTACATCAAAATATATAGAACAGATAAAAGAAATGAAAACTTTAGAATTACAAATTCCAGCTAATTTAATTCTCGCTGCATCTATTTTATTGAGATTAAAAAGCAAGGCATTAATTTTTGAAGAAGAAGTTCAAATAGAAGTAGATGAAACCTTTGTTGATGAAGAAGGACCAGTAGAAATTCCTATGTTGGAATTAAGAACAAGAATCCCACCAAAAAGAAGAATTTCATTAGATGAATTACTAGAAGCAGTTGAAGAAGTATTTAAAGAAGAACAGCAGAGAATTGAAAAACAGAAAAAAATTGAGATACCTAAAAAAATGATTATAAACCTTCCAGAAATTACAATAGATGAACAAATAAAAGAAATAAAAGAAAGAATGAATAATTTAAAAGATGAAAAAAATATGGTTTTATTTTCACATTTAATAAAAGATAAAACCCCAAACGAAAAAGTTTTTGCTCTACTTCCTTTATTATATTTACAACAGAAACAAGATATTAGTTTAATACAAGAAAAATTATTTGGGGAAATTATAATTTACGTTAACTTTAATAATATAAAAGATGAAACTGATGTGGTGAAAGAAAATGCAAAACTTAGAAAAGGAAAAAATAATTGA
- a CDS encoding NosD domain-containing protein, which produces MKFKEYIFVFILLIGFGFSIPITNCQIINAPGTYEITADINFDEDDLFGNNCILINSSNVILNCNNNKLEFEGHEYGRNAIKINENNIEIKNCVIINSNIQSINSNYSNIHDNFLKGAINIENSYFNIINNNTINETYYGINILNSDDNNITNNKINNCSEYAVQIRASHENLFLNNNLKIGNRGFYLIGSNDNHIKFNSIYGFNYGFKEEGSDSASSFWNWIKNNDFCLNDISMQCEHTQIDENNNFCDSSSGCGIECYECIGCYDPDAIYGSGDVRRATSVSVYTPVGTDFYPDECITGILNSVNESTCDGDNQEYSIKTCPMDYVCSDGECIEDSGTSPVCIDWDNLDGTISLENQKRIGSFCTDLTTGLDVYDTCNAITEELNEKICTSDGCRSISLECETCIDGSSGDHCIDEAITANCTDTDFDMSSGTTIVLDIFGTATDTDGRTYSDRCLSEDTIQEAWCNPNLIGGVADTRNFECPSSTECDPTTNTCVPVCNDDDELNNMSYPGTCSCGSENSFDECYGEEHCIFGYCWQENIKQANCEDSVCEYTNYPNCNCPSGTEAKCFAGVCGCSDDELLDSLRTYTFCNDPDGNNYYNAGHITFGTEESSRSLADVCINDRELKEFTCEEITILFRTYHYPWNEVIECPYGCEEGRCIPNTECEDHDESFSNPYIEPSFAEYDSEIYADICLDSNTVIEQYCEGGVIQNETHYCSYGCLENLIGLGYCALSSSECMDSDPIQNISICGNCYDYTGLNSPDKCSLGQLKQSYCNETRCIYEEPIDCPEGQRCVLGECKEITCIDSDEGINYGEEGICEGFSTWGEDECLGDIIIEYYCNTTNECESIEHECESGICINASCIECYDSDGGDNSFVYGECISEGASLNDTCSGTAGVLEAVCDHGTCTYMPKACIRTCEDGRCDPGVVIKPTLPKFPSTTPQNTAVIIQTD; this is translated from the coding sequence ATGAAATTTAAAGAATATATATTTGTTTTTATATTATTAATTGGTTTTGGTTTTTCTATCCCAATTACTAATTGTCAAATAATTAATGCACCAGGAACATACGAAATAACAGCAGATATTAATTTTGATGAAGATGATTTATTTGGAAATAATTGTATTTTAATTAATTCATCAAATGTAATTTTAAATTGCAATAATAATAAATTAGAATTCGAAGGACATGAATATGGAAGAAACGCGATTAAAATAAATGAAAATAATATAGAAATAAAAAATTGTGTAATTATCAATTCAAATATACAAAGTATAAATTCAAATTATTCAAATATTCATGATAATTTTTTAAAAGGGGCAATAAACATTGAAAATAGTTATTTTAATATAATAAATAATAACACAATAAATGAAACATATTATGGTATAAATATTTTAAATTCTGATGATAATAATATTACAAATAATAAAATTAATAACTGTTCAGAATATGCAGTTCAAATAAGAGCAAGCCATGAAAATTTATTTTTAAACAATAACTTAAAAATTGGGAATAGAGGATTTTATTTAATAGGTTCAAATGATAATCATATCAAATTCAATTCTATATATGGTTTTAATTATGGATTTAAAGAAGAAGGTTCTGATTCTGCTAGTTCTTTTTGGAATTGGATTAAAAATAATGATTTTTGTTTAAATGATATTTCAATGCAGTGTGAACACACACAAATAGATGAAAATAATAATTTCTGTGATTCAAGTTCTGGTTGTGGAATAGAATGTTATGAATGTATTGGGTGTTATGATCCAGATGCAATATATGGATCCGGAGATGTAAGAAGAGCAACATCAGTTTCTGTTTATACTCCAGTAGGAACTGACTTTTATCCAGATGAATGTATTACAGGGATACTAAACTCAGTTAATGAATCTACATGTGATGGTGATAACCAAGAATATTCAATAAAAACTTGTCCTATGGATTACGTTTGTTCTGATGGAGAATGTATTGAAGATTCAGGAACAAGTCCTGTTTGTATAGATTGGGATAATTTAGATGGAACCATTTCGTTAGAAAACCAAAAACGAATTGGATCTTTTTGTACTGATTTAACTACAGGTTTAGATGTATATGATACGTGTAATGCAATAACAGAAGAATTAAATGAAAAAATCTGTACTTCAGATGGATGTAGAAGTATCTCATTAGAATGTGAAACTTGTATTGATGGAAGTTCAGGAGATCATTGTATAGATGAAGCAATAACTGCTAATTGTACAGATACTGATTTTGATATGTCTTCAGGAACAACAATTGTTTTAGATATCTTTGGAACAGCAACAGATACAGATGGAAGAACATATTCAGATAGATGTTTAAGTGAAGATACAATTCAAGAAGCATGGTGCAACCCAAATTTAATTGGGGGAGTAGCAGATACAAGAAATTTTGAATGTCCTTCATCAACAGAATGTGATCCAACAACTAACACTTGTGTTCCTGTATGTAATGATGATGATGAATTAAATAATATGTCTTATCCAGGAACTTGTTCGTGTGGGTCTGAAAATAGTTTTGATGAGTGTTATGGAGAAGAACATTGTATTTTTGGTTATTGTTGGCAAGAAAACATAAAACAAGCGAATTGTGAAGATTCTGTTTGCGAATATACTAATTATCCTAACTGCAATTGTCCTTCTGGAACAGAAGCAAAATGTTTTGCAGGTGTTTGTGGATGTTCAGATGATGAATTATTAGATTCTTTAAGAACATATACTTTTTGTAATGATCCAGATGGAAATAACTATTATAATGCAGGACATATAACATTTGGAACAGAAGAAAGTTCAAGAAGTTTAGCTGATGTCTGTATAAATGATAGAGAATTAAAAGAATTTACATGTGAAGAAATAACTATCTTATTTAGAACTTATCATTATCCATGGAATGAAGTTATTGAATGCCCATATGGGTGTGAAGAAGGAAGATGCATACCAAATACTGAATGCGAAGATCATGATGAAAGTTTTTCAAATCCTTATATAGAACCAAGTTTTGCCGAATATGATTCAGAAATATATGCTGATATCTGTTTAGACTCAAATACAGTTATTGAACAATATTGTGAAGGGGGGGTTATTCAAAATGAAACTCATTATTGTTCATACGGTTGTTTAGAAAACTTAATTGGATTAGGTTATTGTGCTTTAAGTTCATCAGAATGTATGGATAGTGATCCAATTCAAAACATTAGTATATGTGGAAATTGCTATGATTATACTGGATTAAATTCACCAGATAAATGCTCATTAGGACAATTAAAACAATCGTATTGCAATGAAACAAGATGTATATATGAAGAACCAATAGACTGCCCAGAAGGACAAAGATGTGTATTAGGAGAATGTAAAGAAATTACATGTATTGATTCAGACGAAGGAATTAATTATGGAGAAGAAGGGATATGTGAAGGATTTAGCACATGGGGAGAAGATGAATGTTTAGGGGATATAATTATTGAATATTACTGTAATACAACAAATGAATGTGAATCAATTGAACATGAATGTGAATCTGGAATTTGCATAAACGCATCTTGTATCGAATGCTATGATAGCGATGGTGGAGACAATTCTTTTGTTTATGGTGAATGTATAAGTGAGGGTGCTTCTTTAAATGATACTTGCTCAGGTACTGCTGGAGTTTTAGAAGCTGTATGTGATCATGGAACATGTACTTATATGCCAAAAGCATGTATAAGAACATGTGAAGATGGCAGATGTGATCCAGGAGTAGTTATAAAACCAACTTTACCTAAATTCCCAAGTACTACTCCACAAAATACTGCAGTAATTATACAAACAGATTAA